GGTAATCAAAGTAAGCCGCCCCGCCCACGTAGAACGTGATCCGGTTATAAGGTGGTTCTTCCCCATAAGTGTTCACTTTCAAGCCCAGCTCTCGCTGGATTTTGTTCTCGACATGACGGGCATAGCCCTCTTTCCATTCCTGCCAGACCATATATTCCCAATCGAGGGGTGAAAGCGTGGAATGTAATTCTGCGCGTGCCTGAAGGGCTTCCGCTTCATTATCCGCCTTCAATACCAACAAATTGGCGCCATAATGCTTAGTGAACGCCTCAGATTCATAGGGAAAGGGCGTATCCAGCTCCCAGGTATGATGCCCTTTTGCTTCTTCTTGCCGGGCAAGTTCCAACCGGTCCCGCAGCGACTGCTCGCAAGTCAGATGTTGGTAACAATGGACAAATTCATGCAAAACCAGCACCTGCTCTATGAGTGAGTCGAAGGCGTCGGGTGTGACCACCGCGGCGGAGCGCCCATTCAGGGCCTCCATCGGAAAAGCCGCTCGGATTCCTTCCGGGATCGGAAACGGCACCGGCGTTGATTGCGTCAGGACATACCCACCAGTCTGCGGATCAAATTCGTGGATCAAAAACTGGCCATCCACCGCAATCGCGACGGGATAATGCCGCTCAAACAGCGGGTTGAGGTGTTCAACCCTTTTTTGCAAGTCAATGATCTGGTTTAGCAGCGATGTAAAGTCCACCTGGTGTTTCCTCCTGCACTGCCCTTAAAATGTCCTCCCGGTTCAATCCGGGCGGACGTGATTTTCCCCACGGATCACCCATTTATAGGTGGTCAGCGCTTCCAGCGCCATCGGCCCGCGGGCATGCAGTCGCTGGGTGGAGATCGCCACCTCCGCGCCCAGGCCCAGCTGCGAGCCATCGGTAAAACGGGTGCTGGCGTTCACATAAACCGCAGCCGAATCCACGTTCTGCACAAAGCGATCCGCATTGGTCTCATCCTGCGTCAAAATGCCATCGGAATGGCCAGTGCTGTGAGTTTGGATATGGTCCAGGGCTTCTTCCAGCCCCACCACCACTTTGATCCCCAGTACCAGTGACAGCCACTCAGTATCAAAGTCTTCCGGCCCGGCCGACGCCACAAACGACTGCAATTCGGAGTAATCCGCCATCGCTGCCATGGCTTGCGGGTCAAGGCGGAAGGACACGCCATCCTCGCTGAGCGCTTTTACAATTTCCGGGATTACCTTGTCCGCAACGGCCTGATGCACCAGCACGGTATCCAGCGCGTTGCAGACGCTGGGGCGCTGCACCTTGGCATTGCGAACCACGTTCACCGCTGCGGGTAAATCTGCACTGTAGTCCACAAAGAGATGACAAACGCCAATCCCCCCGGTGATAACCGGGATGCGGCTGTTCTCCCGACAGAAGCGGTGCAGCCCAGCGCCGCCCCGCGGGATCAGCATATCAATCTCATCCCCCATTTGCAGCATCTCCATCACCAGCCCGCGGTCAGACGAGTCGATGAACTGAACAGCGCCCTCCGGCAGGCCGCTTTCTTCCAGTGCGGCCCGGATAACCTTCACCAAAGCCCGGTTGGAATGCAGGGTCTCACTCCCACCTCGCAGAATCACCGCGTTGCCGGATTTGAGGGCCAGTCCGGTCACGTCAATGGTCACGTTCGGGCGGGATTCATAGATCACAGCCAAGACGCCAATCGGGACGCGCACCTTATGCACCTGCAGGCCATTCGGCATCACCTGGGCATCAAAAACTTCACCCACCGGGTCCGCCAACTCAGTCACCTTGCGCAAATCCGCTGCAATCCCAGCCAGACGACCGGGATCCAATCGCAAACGGTCAATCATCGCCGGTGCCAGCCCAGCGGCTTCCGCCTGGGTTAAATCCCCCGCATTAGCGGCAATGATCGCGTCCTGTTCTTCCATTAATTTCGCAGCCAGAAGGTTCAACGCCCGGTCTTTCGCCTCCCGCGGCAGGGTCCGCAGGGTCAGGGCGGCTTGACGGGCTTCACGAACCATGGATTTCAGATCAACGGTCATCGGCATCCTCCTCAGAGCAGCATCAGGTTATCGTGGTGGATCGCCTCGGCACCGTAGGCATATCCCAGAGTCGCTTCGATCTGGTCGGAACGCTGCCCCGCGATCCTGCGCAGGTCTGCGGCACTATAGCTGCATAAGCCTACCGCCACTTTCGTCCCCTTGGGATCGACAACGGCCAGGCTTTGCCCCCGGGCGAACTCACCCTCCACAGCCGTCACACCCACCGGTAGGATGCTGCCGCCATTATGCAGCGCTTTGACTGCACCGGAATCGATCCAAAGTGTGCCGGAGCTTTCCGCCATGCCAGCCAGCAGGAAACGCTTACGGCTTTCAAGATGGGTCGTCAGCGGCAGGAAGGTCGTTCCCAGCGGTTCCTGTTCAAGGACGATCCTGGGGATGATCCCATCTGTGGCCCCGTTGGCAATCACGACCCTCGCACCACCATGCCGGGCCAGGTCCGCCGCGCTAAGCTTGCTGGTCATCCCGCCCGTTCCAAGTCCGTTATGGCTCGCGGTTGCGGCGGCCATTACCTCATCGGTAATCGCTTCCTCGCCCACCTGGCGGATCAGCTCGGCATCGGGGTTCAGGGCCGGATCAGCCTCGAACACGCCATCCTGATCCGTCAACAGCAAGAGCAGGTCCGCCTCCAAAACGGTGGCGATCAGGGCCGAGAGGTTGTCATTGTCGCCAAAGCGGATTTCCTCCGTGGCGATGGTGTCATTTTCGTTGATAATCGGAATGATGCCATAATCCAGCAGAGCTTCCAGTGTGTTGCGGGCATTCAGATAGCGGCGCCGGTCCGCCAGGTCATCCCGGGTCAGCAAGATTTGGGCAATCGGCTGCTGGTAGAGGGAAAAAAGCTGGGTATAGACCGCCATCAGCCGCGGCTGGCCGACCGCAGCCAGCATCTGTTTGGCTGGAAGGAAGCGCGGCAGGTCCGGGTAGGACATCATCTCCCGTCCCGCGGCGATCCCACCAGAGCTGACCAGCACCACCTGCATCCCGGCTGCTTTGATCTCTGTGATCTGCCGAGCCAGGTCCACCATCCGCGCCAGGCAAAGTTGCTGCCCGCCGTCCGTCAGGGTGGAGGTGCCAATTTTGATAACGATCCTTTGGGTTAATCTGTTTGCGCTCATCTTTAGTGCCTCACCGATAAAACAAAAATTTATGGATCAATTATAGGCGGAATTACGGCTGATCTGTCCTAATTTTGAGAGATTAATTGTCATTGCGACGGACGGCGCAGCAAGGAGGAAGCAATCTCAAACTTGTGGGATGAGAAAAAAAACTCTCTCAACTGCCTTCACTTTCGCACCTCAATGGTAAAATCGTTAAAAACCTCACCAACAGGAGAGAACCCATGCCCGAAGCTGTGATTGTTGATGCCATCCGAACCCCCATTGGGAACCTCGGTGGCGCGCTATCTTCCATCCGTCCTGACGATCTGGCAGCCCTGGTGATCCAGGCCCTCGTAGAGCGGAACCACCTTGAACCCACTCTGATCGAAGAAGTCTATCTGGGCTGCGCCAACCAGGCCGGTGAAGATAACCGGAATGTAGCCCGAATGGCCAGCTTACTCGCCGGTCTGCCGGTTTCCATACCCGCGGTCACCTTCAATCGGCTTTGTGCCTCGGGGCTCACCTCAGTGAACACCGCGGCCCGCTCCATCCGCGCGGGGGATGGCAAGGCCTTCATCGCCGGCGGCGTGGAAAGCATGAGCCGCGCACCGTATGCCATGCCCAAGCCCACCCGCCCGGTTGGCAACCTGACCGCCTATGATACCACCCTCGGCTGGCGCTTTGTGAACCCCAAGATGGAATCGTCTTATGGCGCTGATGCCCTCGGGATTACCGCCGAGAATATCGCCGAGGAATACAACATCTCCCGTGAAGCGCAGGACGAATTCGCCCTCGCCAGTAACCGCCGCGCCATCGCCGCGATCGATTCCGGCAAGTTCGCCGAAGAGATCCTGCCCGTCCAAATCCCCCAACGCAAAGGCGAGCCCCTGACCTTCGACACTGATGAACGCCCCCGCCGTGACACCACCCTGGAAGCGCTGGCCCGGCTGCGTCCGGCCTTCAAACCGGATGGCAGCGTGACCGCCGGGAACAGCTCCGGGCTGAATGACGGCGCTACTGCTGTGTTGGTTATGGAAGAGGAAACCGCCCGCGAACTGGGCTATCGCCCGATGGCGCGAATCGTGAGTATGGGTGCAGCTGGGGTTCCACCCCGTGTGATGGGGCTGGGACCAATCCCGGCGACCCAAAAAGCGCTCAAACGGGCCGGACTGAGCATCGAAGATATCCAACTGGCTGAACTCAATGAGGCCTTTGCCGTCCAGTCGCTGGCCGTGATGCAGGACCTCGGCCTGGCGCATGAGATCACCAACGTGAACGGCGGTGCGGTGGCTCTCGGTCACCCATTGGGCTGTTCCGGAGCGAGGATCCTGACCACCCTGCTCTATGAAATGCGCCGACGGGCGGCCACTGTATCCAGGCCATTCTATGGGCTGGCGACCCTCTGTGTGGGAGTGGGCCAGGGCGAGAGTACAATCGTTGAGTGGCTCGGGTAAACCAGGACTTACAAAATAACGGCTGAGGCATTTCGCCTCAGCCGTTATGAGTTAATCGGTTGATTTTGACTACTCAACAAATGCTCATTATGCTCACCCACCTTTTCAGTAGGTAAAAACTTGTCATTGCGAGCTTTGCGAAGCAATCTCAGAAATGGAAGCCCCAAGATTGCTTCCTCCCGGCTTCGCCGTTCGTCGCAATGACAAAATTAAATTACGTCCCACCTTATAATCATCTATAATATATAGAAGTCCATTGGAGAAAGAAGTTCACACATGAGCATTTGGGAAAAGATATTCGGCTACCCCGCCATCAATCAACTGCCTGGGGTTCAGAAACAGGAAGTAAAGAAACTTTTGGATCAACTGGTCAAGATCGGGCAGATGGATGATTTCCTCTCGCTGCAACCCGGCGGCCCCTTCAATGTCCGCTGCCATCACACCCAGGCCCGCCAGATCGGTGAGCGTCTGAACGAGATCGGCGGTCTGGAGCTGATGCTGGCCTCCCGGGCCTATGTCAAAGATAAACTCAAAGCCATCCTGGCCGAACACCTGGATTACTGCTGGTCCGATATCGGTGAGTGGCAAGCCTGAACTCTGATATTCCTGAGATTATCTTGGGTCAGCCCCTGCCAGACGTGATATGATGAATCATAATAGTGACTAATTCAAGAGAAAAAAGGACTAAAGCTAATGAGTGAACAAGATTTTATTCCCGAAGAAGAACCCCGCGAGAACGATCCTCTCTTCAAGGAGCGGAAGGTCGAAAAGCAGCACAATGACCACCTTGGTTCCATAACCTGGGCCTTGATCCTGATCTGGGCAGGCATGGTCTTCCTGGCAGCTCAATTAGGGTGGCTGGATGCACTACGGACATCCATCTCACTCCCTGAAGGCATTTACATCGCCGAGATGAGCACCTGGTCGGTGATCTTCCTCGGTTCGGGCGTGCTGGTTTTCATTGAGGCCATGATCCGCAGCTTCTCCAAAACCTATCGCTCATCCACCGGCGGCAATTTCGTTCTGGCAGCTGTCTTTCTCGGCATTGGCCTGGGCTCCATCTTTGGATGGAATGCTGTCTGGCCATTTGTCCTGATTGCGATGGGTTTCGCTGCCCTGCTGGGTGCATTGATCCGGCGCTAATTCAGGTCATTTCCCCAACCTGATTCATCCAGCCGTCCCACGGCAGGGTGGTCAGGTTGGTTGTATTTAACGCACATTTCAAGTCCATTGCACCCTTCCCAATAGACTGAACCGGCTATAATTTAAGTACACAAGGAACCAGGGCCGATGATATCTGAAGAAGCCAAACTCATCCAGCGCGCACAAACGGGCGATGCCCTCGCTATTGCGCGCCTGCATGACCAGTACTACCCTGACGCCTATCGCTATTTCTATTACCGCGTGGATGATGAGCGGCTCGTGGAGGACCTTGCCGCAGGGCTTTTTATTCGGATGCGGAAAAGGATCAGCCTCTTCAAGCCGGAAAGCGGTTCCTTCCAGGCCTGGTTATGTATCCTGGCGCGCAGCCTGATGCTGGAGGAATTGCTCAAGCGAGGCTTTCGTTATCAAGATTATCAATCTCCAGCCATTGGCGTAAGCAACTGGGAGCTGTCAAGTAAGGGCCTAAAGCCTGCCCTGGCGCAGCTGCCTCCTGCTGAACGCGACGTTATTATTGGGAAACTGATCGAAAAACGACCCGCCAAGACCGTCAGCCGCGAGGTTGGGCATGCTGTCCATACTGTTCTGGCCCTGCAGGTCAGCGCTCTAGCCAAACTTGCCCATTTAAAATCAGCCGATGCAGTTCTGGAACGAACCGAGAAGGATTTTGCCCGCCAATTGGAAGAGGCCATTCAGGTAAGCCGCAACGGGCAGTCCATCAACAGCATTCTTGTGCATTATCCGGAGAATGCTGAAGTTTTGGCCCCCTTGCTGAAAGCTGCCCGAGAGATCCTTGCCCTGCCCCGGCCCGAGCCGCCCACAGGAGCGCAGGCAGCCAGCAAATCCCAGATGATGGATAGTCTGAACCAGAAAAAAGCCCTCAGCGCCCAGCACAAGGTGGATGTTATGGGGCATCTCGGCCTGGGCATCCGCCAAAAGCCTGGACAGAGGTTGGTCGTGGGGATCCTAATCCTCTCGGTGATCTTCATCCTGGTGAGCAGCATCATCGTCTCTGCGATCTATGCCCTGCCCGGCTCCTGGCTCTACCCCGCCAAGCTCCGCATGGAAGAGACCCACATCCTGCTGACCTTTGACCCAATCGCCAAGACCAAGCTGACAGCCTATTATCATCGTCTACAGATGGAGGAGTTACAAACCGCGCTTGAGTTAGGCCGCTTCACCGAGGCAGAGGTGCAGGCCACAATAAACGCGATGCCCACGCCAACGCCGTTTAACCCCTGATTTATCAACTATTCAAACAGGAAATTTTATTCTGCCACAGGTTGCGCCAAAGCCTGA
This Chloroflexota bacterium DNA region includes the following protein-coding sequences:
- a CDS encoding glutamate-5-semialdehyde dehydrogenase, which translates into the protein MTVDLKSMVREARQAALTLRTLPREAKDRALNLLAAKLMEEQDAIIAANAGDLTQAEAAGLAPAMIDRLRLDPGRLAGIAADLRKVTELADPVGEVFDAQVMPNGLQVHKVRVPIGVLAVIYESRPNVTIDVTGLALKSGNAVILRGGSETLHSNRALVKVIRAALEESGLPEGAVQFIDSSDRGLVMEMLQMGDEIDMLIPRGGAGLHRFCRENSRIPVITGGIGVCHLFVDYSADLPAAVNVVRNAKVQRPSVCNALDTVLVHQAVADKVIPEIVKALSEDGVSFRLDPQAMAAMADYSELQSFVASAGPEDFDTEWLSLVLGIKVVVGLEEALDHIQTHSTGHSDGILTQDETNADRFVQNVDSAAVYVNASTRFTDGSQLGLGAEVAISTQRLHARGPMALEALTTYKWVIRGENHVRPD
- the proB gene encoding glutamate 5-kinase codes for the protein MSANRLTQRIVIKIGTSTLTDGGQQLCLARMVDLARQITEIKAAGMQVVLVSSGGIAAGREMMSYPDLPRFLPAKQMLAAVGQPRLMAVYTQLFSLYQQPIAQILLTRDDLADRRRYLNARNTLEALLDYGIIPIINENDTIATEEIRFGDNDNLSALIATVLEADLLLLLTDQDGVFEADPALNPDAELIRQVGEEAITDEVMAAATASHNGLGTGGMTSKLSAADLARHGGARVVIANGATDGIIPRIVLEQEPLGTTFLPLTTHLESRKRFLLAGMAESSGTLWIDSGAVKALHNGGSILPVGVTAVEGEFARGQSLAVVDPKGTKVAVGLCSYSAADLRRIAGQRSDQIEATLGYAYGAEAIHHDNLMLL
- a CDS encoding acetyl-CoA C-acyltransferase — protein: MPEAVIVDAIRTPIGNLGGALSSIRPDDLAALVIQALVERNHLEPTLIEEVYLGCANQAGEDNRNVARMASLLAGLPVSIPAVTFNRLCASGLTSVNTAARSIRAGDGKAFIAGGVESMSRAPYAMPKPTRPVGNLTAYDTTLGWRFVNPKMESSYGADALGITAENIAEEYNISREAQDEFALASNRRAIAAIDSGKFAEEILPVQIPQRKGEPLTFDTDERPRRDTTLEALARLRPAFKPDGSVTAGNSSGLNDGATAVLVMEEETARELGYRPMARIVSMGAAGVPPRVMGLGPIPATQKALKRAGLSIEDIQLAELNEAFAVQSLAVMQDLGLAHEITNVNGGAVALGHPLGCSGARILTTLLYEMRRRAATVSRPFYGLATLCVGVGQGESTIVEWLG